The following proteins come from a genomic window of Heyndrickxia acidicola:
- a CDS encoding YitT family protein, which produces MTELEKLNYRHRSLSKSKILKRAVAIFIGAVIMAVGLEIFLIPNSVIDGGITGVSIMLAHLTGLPLGVFIFILNLPFFFLGRKQIGKTFAISTLFGIAVLSFFTALFTPIPPFTDDILLATIFGGIVVGVGVGIVIRFGGALDGTEILAILLNKKFPFSVGEIIMVINVFILGIAGFVFSWDRSMYSILAYIIATKTIDVVVQGLDESKSAWIISDKAKDIGETILARLGRGVTYLNGEGAFTEDNKKVIFCIINRLEEAKLKTIIEEIDPSAFLAVGDISEVRGGNFKKRDIH; this is translated from the coding sequence ATGACAGAACTCGAGAAGTTGAATTACAGGCACAGATCGTTGTCCAAATCAAAAATTCTTAAAAGAGCCGTTGCCATTTTCATTGGAGCAGTTATTATGGCTGTCGGTTTGGAAATCTTTTTAATTCCTAATAGTGTAATAGACGGGGGAATTACAGGGGTTTCAATTATGCTAGCCCATCTTACAGGTCTTCCACTAGGTGTTTTTATCTTCATACTAAACCTGCCATTTTTCTTCCTTGGCCGTAAACAAATAGGAAAAACATTTGCGATTTCAACTCTTTTTGGAATTGCAGTTCTCTCCTTCTTTACTGCATTATTTACACCTATTCCTCCATTTACAGATGATATTCTGTTAGCGACTATTTTTGGCGGTATCGTTGTAGGCGTCGGTGTCGGAATTGTCATTCGATTCGGAGGCGCTCTGGATGGAACCGAAATTCTTGCTATCCTGCTTAATAAAAAATTTCCTTTTTCTGTTGGCGAAATCATTATGGTGATAAATGTTTTCATCTTAGGAATAGCAGGCTTTGTGTTTTCATGGGATCGTTCCATGTATTCCATACTGGCTTATATTATTGCTACAAAAACTATTGATGTCGTAGTACAGGGACTGGATGAATCCAAATCGGCCTGGATTATCAGTGATAAAGCAAAGGATATCGGAGAAACCATACTCGCTCGGCTAGGCCGCGGTGTTACTTATCTAAACGGTGAGGGAGCCTTTACCGAAGATAACAAAAAAGTAATTTTCTGTATTATTAACCGACTGGAAGAAGCCAAATTAAAAACCATCATAGAAGAAATAGATCCTTCTGCTTTCCTGGCAGTAGGAGACATTTCCGAAGTGCGTGGAGGCAACTTCAAAAAGAGGGATATACATTAG
- a CDS encoding YceI family protein, which translates to MTKQKWAVDAVHSSIDFSVKHLVIAKAKGNFQSFEATIDAEPEDLTTADIEFVIDIASIDTRNADRDNHLRSADFFDVENYPKLTFKSTKIVKTDDGEYNVTGDLSLHGVTRPETFKVTYEGTAKDPWGNEKVGFSGSGAINREDYGLTYNAALETGGVLLGSKVNITIEIEAQKA; encoded by the coding sequence ATGACAAAACAAAAATGGGCAGTAGACGCAGTACATAGCAGTATTGATTTTTCCGTTAAACATTTAGTTATTGCGAAAGCAAAAGGAAATTTTCAAAGCTTTGAAGCAACAATTGATGCAGAACCGGAGGATTTAACAACTGCAGATATTGAATTTGTCATCGATATTGCAAGTATTGATACAAGAAATGCCGATCGTGATAATCATTTAAGATCCGCTGATTTTTTTGATGTTGAAAATTATCCAAAATTGACCTTTAAATCTACGAAAATAGTAAAAACAGATGATGGGGAATATAATGTTACAGGGGACCTTTCCCTGCATGGGGTGACTCGCCCGGAAACCTTTAAGGTGACGTATGAAGGTACAGCAAAAGATCCATGGGGAAATGAGAAGGTAGGATTTAGCGGAAGTGGAGCCATTAACCGCGAAGATTACGGGTTAACGTATAACGCTGCGTTAGAAACAGGTGGAGTATTACTTGGAAGCAAGGTCAACATCACCATTGAAATTGAAGCACAAAAAGCGTAA
- a CDS encoding winged helix-turn-helix transcriptional regulator: protein MNQSAICPRFEKAMNILSQRWTGLIIYQLLIGPQRFCNLESATTISARVLSERLKDLEHEGIIKREVFPETPVRIEYSLTKKGLALEPILKGIESWSQNWLEIEPVEE from the coding sequence ATGAATCAATCTGCCATTTGTCCAAGATTTGAAAAGGCAATGAATATCTTGAGCCAAAGATGGACTGGACTAATTATTTATCAGCTGCTGATTGGACCGCAGCGTTTTTGCAACTTAGAATCTGCAACTACTATCAGTGCACGCGTCCTCTCAGAAAGGTTAAAGGACTTAGAACATGAGGGAATTATAAAGCGGGAGGTTTTTCCAGAAACACCCGTAAGAATTGAATACTCACTCACCAAAAAAGGACTTGCATTAGAACCAATTCTTAAAGGGATAGAAAGCTGGTCACAGAACTGGCTTGAAATAGAACCTGTAGAGGAATAA
- a CDS encoding disulfide oxidoreductase: protein MSKYLGIAWIAAIFSMSGSLFFSEVMNFVPCTLCWYQRILMYPLVFILGVAVYKRDFRVYRYVMPLSGIGMLISLYHYSIQKIPFMREVQICKSGIPCTEQYINWLGFITIPLLALVGFIIITVSMFLLRKQFKKSMH from the coding sequence ATGAGCAAATATTTGGGGATTGCTTGGATTGCTGCCATTTTTTCGATGTCAGGAAGCCTGTTTTTTAGTGAAGTCATGAATTTTGTTCCTTGTACCCTGTGCTGGTATCAAAGGATTTTAATGTATCCTCTCGTTTTTATTCTGGGGGTTGCTGTTTATAAAAGGGATTTTCGTGTATACCGGTATGTAATGCCGTTATCTGGTATTGGAATGTTGATTTCTCTCTATCATTACAGCATTCAAAAGATTCCTTTTATGAGAGAAGTACAAATTTGCAAATCTGGAATTCCCTGCACAGAGCAATATATTAATTGGCTGGGCTTTATTACAATACCTCTGCTGGCTTTAGTTGGATTTATTATTATTACTGTGAGCATGTTTTTATTGCGAAAACAATTTAAAAAGTCTATGCATTGA
- a CDS encoding DsbA family protein — translation MANKTKNKNQSSRAFFYWMVGLVVVCIGTIILLAKVNSASHQDATFNYNNEPYLGNKNAPVNIVEFGDYKCPVCKNFNATVFPDIIKDLVQTGKAKYYFMNDPFIYRDSTRAAQFAETVYIELGNTAFWKFHDHLYEKQPDGSKYESTDVYSLNFLQDTLKDVAGDKDTQKVVTAFKQQKYKAALKKDINYVNKLKIDGTPTIFVDGKLFKGQSYSDLINLVNKKAKEKGM, via the coding sequence ATGGCGAATAAAACGAAAAATAAAAATCAATCATCACGTGCATTTTTTTATTGGATGGTAGGATTAGTCGTTGTCTGTATCGGTACGATCATCCTATTGGCAAAGGTCAATTCTGCCAGTCATCAGGATGCAACTTTCAATTATAATAATGAACCTTATTTGGGAAACAAAAATGCTCCAGTAAATATCGTGGAGTTTGGAGACTATAAATGTCCAGTTTGTAAAAATTTCAATGCAACAGTTTTTCCTGATATTATAAAAGATTTAGTCCAAACTGGAAAAGCAAAATACTATTTTATGAATGATCCTTTTATTTATAGGGATTCAACTCGTGCGGCCCAATTTGCAGAAACCGTTTATATAGAGTTAGGGAACACTGCTTTTTGGAAGTTTCATGATCATCTTTATGAAAAGCAGCCTGATGGATCAAAATATGAAAGCACAGACGTTTATTCTTTAAATTTTCTCCAAGACACCTTGAAGGATGTCGCTGGAGATAAGGATACTCAAAAAGTGGTTACAGCCTTCAAACAGCAAAAATATAAAGCGGCACTGAAAAAAGACATCAACTATGTTAATAAACTTAAAATAGACGGTACTCCTACTATTTTTGTTGATGGCAAACTATTTAAAGGACAATCCTACAGTGACCTAATAAACCTGGTAAACAAGAAGGCGAAAGAGAAGGGTATGTAG